The following is a genomic window from Calditrichota bacterium.
CACTTAATTATCGCATGAGATTCATTCCCTCTTTTTCATTGGCAAGAGTTCGGGCAGAAGACGCATTTGCTATTGCCGCGGATATGGATGTGGTCATGGTTGAATGGGACTTAATAGCACATGCTTCAGTGGCTACCAGTGTTCGCGCACTTAAAGCGGAACCGAGTTCGGTTTACTCGCCAAATACAGCCTGGGAAGCTGGCTACAAAGGACGTGGAATAAATATCGGCATTTTGGATACGGGAGTGGACGACGGACATCCTTCTCTGGATGATATGGATGATGATCCCAGTACTAATGACCCCAAATTTGTCGCCGGATTTGACGCCACTGCCCGCCCGCGCGTGGCAACAAATCCGGATGATGATTACAAATATTACAAAAATGGATATTGGCATGAAATATTCCACGGGACTCACGTCGCTGGCATTGCTCTGGGTACAGGCGGCTCTACTGACAGCGCTGGTGTTGCTCCGGAAGCAAAACTTATCGACGTAAAAGTATTGGACTCAAACGGGCGTGGTCCAGCTTCAGATATCATTGCCGGAATTGAGTGGTGTATCGCCAACAAAAATACTGCCTGGCCCGGCCAGCAGCCGGAAAATTATGGCATCGATGTGTTGAATATGAGTCTTGGCTTTGGCTATTCTTCCGACGGGCAAGATGCTGTGTCACGAGTTGTCAATAAGGCAGTTGCCGCAGGATTAGTCGTTGTCTGTGCGGTTGGAAATGATAATTTGACAAATATGATCGCCAGCCCCGCTGCGGCGGACGGCGCAATTGCTGTGGGCTCGGTAAATGACATGGGAACAATTACCCGCACCGACGATATCATTTCTTCACATTCTAACTGGGGATCGAACCGAGGACCCAGATTGTCCGATGGCGATTCCGATCAAATGGACGAACTAAAACCTGACGTTACTGCTTACGGTTCAGGGATCATTTCCGCCAAAGGAATCGACCCCGGCCAGAATGGGACAGAATGGCATGAATTGAGCGGGACTTCCATGGCGACGCCTCACGTTGCTGGTGTTTGCGCGCTCATTCTGCAAGCCCATTCCCAGTTTTTGCCGCACGACGTCAAAAACGTGTTGCGCGTTTCGGCAGAGGACAAAAACGGCACATACAACTCAAGCCTGAGTACGAAGTACGATGTCGATTACGGCTGGGGAATCGTTGACGCCTACGAAGCAGTAACGACAACTAATGTGCCACCTGATCTGTGGATTTCACGTAAACCTGTCTGGTGGAGTTCAAAAGATATCTGGTTGACAAATCCGCCGTTTGTCGGGCAAGCGAATACAATCTACGCGCGCATTCACAACACTTCAGGTACTGCTGCTAATGGAGTTACTGTTACTTTTAAAGCAGGAATTTTCGGAATAGGCCAACCCAATTGGCTCTGGCAGCAGACCACAACAATTTCAGTTGCCGGGACAGGAACCGTGGTTGCTTCGGTTCCCTGGACGCCTACGGCGGCATTGCTGCAAAAAGGTCCGGGGCATACCTGCATTCGGGTAGAAATTAGCTACGCCCAAGACCCCAATACGCAAAATAATATCGCGCAAAAAAATCTCGATGTCATGCAGTCTACTAGCTCTAGCATGTTTACTTTCCGTGCCTGGAATCCTTTTGACGCACACAAAGAAGCATTTTTTGGCATGAACAGGGAAAATTTGCCCGAAGGATGGGGCGCGTATTTTGAGCCGGACACATTTTTTACGTTCAATTATGCCGATAGCGCCGATATTTTCGGAGAAATTTTCCCGGGACCTTATGCTTCAGTTTCTGACACTGGCGTTATTCAAATTGCTGAATTTTTCAAAGGAAGTATTGCTCCGGTCGGAGGAGTGACCATTTCCCTCGCGGTGCAAGCAGCTCCTGCAAAAATCGTTTTGCCTGACACGTTCGCCGCCTATCTGGACACTATTCTCATCCCGATCACTGTAACGACAGATTCGATGATTGGAGTAGCCCAATTCGTCATCGATTATGACTCTACAGTTGTCGAATTTTTAGGCGCTGACATCGGATCGGACATCGCCGGCTTTACCCATGAGGTTCAAACAGAGCTTCCCTTTCCACCTTCTTCAATGCCGGAAACCAATAATAATTTTCTTGTCCAATTGAATGGCGGCGGGACGAATTTCTTCTCCGGCCAGAACCAGCAAGTCGCGCTATTGAGTTTTGTTGTCATCGATTCCACGATTGACCACGGAACTCCGCTGATACTTGACACAGAAAACGGAAGATCTTTTTTGACAACGAGCCATCTTCATGACATTTTTGGGGATGAAATGAGCATTTTCCCTGGCGGAATCATTGTGCGGCAATACAAATGGCCGCTCACCTTGAGAGATATTTTGGATTTAATCGACCCGGCGCGGCCAGTTAGCGGCGTTAAAGTAACAATCCTGGTCAACGATCAAACTTTCGTTGACACGACTGACAGCGAAGGTTTTGTCTATTTTTCTGAAATTCCGGCCGGCGATCTCGTCATCTCACAAACGAAAGA
Proteins encoded in this region:
- a CDS encoding S8 family serine peptidase, with the protein product LNYRMRFIPSFSLARVRAEDAFAIAADMDVVMVEWDLIAHASVATSVRALKAEPSSVYSPNTAWEAGYKGRGINIGILDTGVDDGHPSLDDMDDDPSTNDPKFVAGFDATARPRVATNPDDDYKYYKNGYWHEIFHGTHVAGIALGTGGSTDSAGVAPEAKLIDVKVLDSNGRGPASDIIAGIEWCIANKNTAWPGQQPENYGIDVLNMSLGFGYSSDGQDAVSRVVNKAVAAGLVVVCAVGNDNLTNMIASPAAADGAIAVGSVNDMGTITRTDDIISSHSNWGSNRGPRLSDGDSDQMDELKPDVTAYGSGIISAKGIDPGQNGTEWHELSGTSMATPHVAGVCALILQAHSQFLPHDVKNVLRVSAEDKNGTYNSSLSTKYDVDYGWGIVDAYEAVTTTNVPPDLWISRKPVWWSSKDIWLTNPPFVGQANTIYARIHNTSGTAANGVTVTFKAGIFGIGQPNWLWQQTTTISVAGTGTVVASVPWTPTAALLQKGPGHTCIRVEISYAQDPNTQNNIAQKNLDVMQSTSSSMFTFRAWNPFDAHKEAFFGMNRENLPEGWGAYFEPDTFFTFNYADSADIFGEIFPGPYASVSDTGVIQIAEFFKGSIAPVGGVTISLAVQAAPAKIVLPDTFAAYLDTILIPITVTTDSMIGVAQFVIDYDSTVVEFLGADIGSDIAGFTHEVQTELPFPPSSMPETNNNFLVQLNGGGTNFFSGQNQQVALLSFVVIDSTIDHGTPLILDTENGRSFLTTSHLHDIFGDEMSIFPGGIIVRQYKWPLTLRDILDLIDPARPVSGVKVTILVNDQTFVDTTDSEGFVYFSEIPAGDLVISQTKEGDLRSAITGTDALLTLRYLAFMESLDDGQMIAADVNRDSRVTGSDALAILRYLAFFSSDIASTGRWDFIAATPLPIPYPFQAPTQLDYHSYLFGDANLSWGLRLNSPALLKNANGELPQINIGGNMPDIRNNEIVVPIAIQPMKSEANTIIFTLNFDPSYFVYQATQTTDLADGFMIAANGEEKGKVHIAMAGVSGINNQGEFLKISFTTLDKKSGSETKMWLSDIAINDLKIENPVPFQINLAEKGTAAPNTFVLAQNYPNPFNSETTIRYGIPNSVDKKIQVTLNIYNTSGQLVRTLVDEKKAAGYYSARWNGRDNWEKPVATGIYLFRLQVGKFNATKKILMLK